Proteins co-encoded in one Streptomyces sp. NBC_01283 genomic window:
- a CDS encoding ABC transporter permease — protein MSAVLTADATDTRPPHGRLYWALADTWNVTRRYLTHFQRQPANIAWQLGFPIISVLLYGFVFGEAMKVPGGGEDGDYKQFLMPGMFVMTMAFGFMNTAMAVVTDSSKGVIDRFRSMPMAPSAVAAGRGLADLIVACAELTILALTALAIGWRPGVGAVQTLAAFGLLLFLRFSLIWVGVFLGLVVPTPEAAGGLYAVAFPLTMISSVFVAPSLMPDWLAPIAAWNPVSSTGTAARELFGNPGAGGASWVEQNAVLMAVVWPVAISLLFLPLAVRKFKQLSR, from the coding sequence ATGAGCGCCGTACTGACCGCGGATGCCACGGACACCCGGCCGCCGCACGGACGCCTCTACTGGGCACTCGCCGACACCTGGAACGTCACCCGCCGCTACCTCACGCACTTCCAGCGCCAGCCCGCCAACATCGCCTGGCAGCTCGGCTTCCCGATCATCTCCGTGCTCCTGTACGGATTCGTCTTCGGCGAGGCGATGAAGGTGCCCGGCGGCGGCGAGGACGGCGACTACAAGCAGTTCCTGATGCCCGGCATGTTCGTGATGACCATGGCCTTCGGCTTCATGAACACCGCGATGGCGGTGGTCACGGACTCCAGCAAGGGCGTCATCGACCGGTTCCGTTCGATGCCGATGGCGCCCTCCGCGGTGGCCGCCGGGCGCGGACTCGCCGACCTGATCGTGGCCTGCGCCGAGCTGACGATCCTCGCGCTCACCGCCCTCGCGATCGGCTGGCGTCCTGGCGTGGGCGCCGTACAGACCCTGGCGGCCTTCGGGCTGCTGCTGTTCCTTCGGTTCAGCCTGATCTGGGTGGGCGTGTTCCTGGGGCTCGTGGTGCCCACGCCGGAAGCGGCGGGCGGGCTCTACGCGGTCGCCTTCCCGCTCACCATGATCTCCAGCGTCTTCGTCGCGCCCTCCCTGATGCCGGACTGGCTGGCACCGATCGCCGCCTGGAACCCGGTCTCCTCCACGGGCACGGCGGCCCGCGAGCTGTTCGGCAACCCCGGGGCGGGCGGGGCGAGCTGGGTCGAGCAGAACGCGGTGCTGATGGCGGTGGTGTGGCCGGTGGCGATCTCGCTCCTGTTCCTGCCGCTGGCGGTGCGGAAGTTCAAGCAGCTGAGCAGGTGA
- the serC gene encoding phosphoserine transaminase, producing the protein MAEIQIPADIKPADGRFGAGPSKVRTEALDALAATGTSLLGTSHRQAPVKNLVGKVREGVRDLFSLPEGYEVILGNGGSTAFWDVATHGLIENKSQHLSFGEFSSKFAKASKLAPWLAEPTVITSEPGTHPDPKAEAGVDVYGFTHNETSTGVAAPVKRVAGADEGSLVLVDATSGAGGLPVDIAETDVYYFAPQKSFASDGGLWIAAFSPAAIERAERVHASGRHVPEFFSLPTAIDNSRKNQTYNTPALATLFLLGEQLDWMNGQGGLDFTTGRTAASSRTLYGWAEESKYATPFVTDPAKRSQVIGTIDFADEIDAAAVAKALRANGIVDTEPYRKLGRNQLRVAMFPAIDPADVEALTKCIDYVIDKL; encoded by the coding sequence GTGGCTGAGATCCAGATTCCCGCTGACATCAAGCCCGCCGACGGACGTTTCGGCGCGGGCCCCTCCAAGGTGCGCACGGAGGCGCTGGACGCGCTCGCCGCCACCGGTACCTCTCTGCTCGGCACCTCCCACCGCCAGGCCCCGGTCAAGAACCTGGTCGGCAAGGTGCGCGAGGGTGTGCGCGACCTCTTCTCCCTCCCCGAGGGGTACGAGGTGATCCTGGGCAACGGCGGCTCCACCGCCTTCTGGGACGTCGCGACGCACGGCCTGATCGAGAACAAGTCGCAGCACCTGAGCTTCGGCGAGTTCTCCTCCAAGTTCGCCAAGGCATCGAAGCTCGCCCCGTGGCTGGCCGAGCCCACCGTGATCACGAGTGAGCCCGGCACGCACCCGGACCCGAAGGCCGAGGCGGGCGTCGACGTCTACGGCTTCACCCACAACGAGACCTCGACCGGTGTCGCGGCCCCCGTCAAGCGGGTGGCCGGCGCGGACGAGGGTTCACTCGTCCTGGTGGACGCCACCTCCGGCGCGGGCGGCCTGCCGGTCGACATCGCCGAGACGGACGTCTACTACTTCGCCCCGCAGAAGTCCTTCGCGTCGGACGGCGGCCTGTGGATCGCCGCGTTCTCCCCGGCGGCCATCGAGCGTGCCGAGCGCGTCCACGCGAGCGGCCGGCACGTCCCGGAGTTCTTCAGCCTTCCCACGGCGATCGACAACTCCCGCAAGAACCAGACGTACAACACCCCGGCGCTCGCCACGCTCTTCCTGCTCGGCGAGCAGCTGGACTGGATGAACGGCCAGGGCGGTCTGGACTTCACCACCGGCCGCACGGCCGCCTCCTCGCGCACCCTGTACGGGTGGGCGGAGGAGTCCAAGTACGCGACGCCGTTCGTCACGGACCCGGCCAAGCGCTCGCAGGTCATCGGCACGATCGACTTCGCGGACGAGATCGACGCTGCCGCTGTTGCCAAGGCTCTGCGGGCCAACGGCATCGTGGACACGGAGCCGTACCGGAAGCTCGGCCGCAATCAGCTGCGCGTGGCGATGTTCCCGGCGATCGACCCGGCGGATGTCGAGGCGCTGACGAAGTGCATCGACTACGTCATCGACAAGCTTTAA
- a CDS encoding DMT family transporter → MAVDASRSGQEAAPGGRWGALGPVGLVLAGGVSVQFGGAIAVSVMPKAGALGIVTLRLAFAAMVLMIVCRPKVRGHSRADWGTVIAFGVAMAGMNGLFYQSVARIPMGPAVTLEVLGPLALSVFASRRAVNLIWAGLALCGVFLLGGGGGFSGLDPVGVAYALGAGAMWATYIMFSARTGRRFPQADGLALAMVVAAVLFLPLGLVESGEKLVRPEVLGLGAAVAVMSSVLPYTLELLALRRLPASTFAIMMSLEPAIAAIAGFLVLNQALSVNEAMAISLVIAASMGAVRTQVGRGRARKSGDVVSGAAPEAVLLSTEGAGRAEGRAERAEGEAEGLGAAASVPESSGK, encoded by the coding sequence TTGGCTGTGGACGCGTCGAGGAGTGGTCAGGAGGCGGCACCCGGTGGGCGGTGGGGCGCCCTCGGGCCCGTCGGGCTTGTGCTCGCGGGCGGCGTCTCCGTCCAGTTCGGCGGGGCCATCGCCGTGAGCGTGATGCCCAAGGCCGGAGCCCTCGGCATCGTGACCCTGCGGCTCGCCTTCGCCGCCATGGTGCTGATGATCGTGTGCAGGCCCAAGGTGCGCGGGCACTCGCGCGCCGACTGGGGGACCGTCATCGCCTTCGGTGTGGCCATGGCCGGGATGAACGGGCTCTTCTATCAGTCCGTCGCCCGCATCCCCATGGGCCCCGCCGTCACGCTGGAGGTGCTCGGGCCGCTGGCCCTCTCCGTCTTCGCGTCGCGGCGTGCGGTCAATCTGATCTGGGCCGGGCTCGCCCTCTGCGGTGTCTTCTTGCTGGGGGGTGGGGGCGGGTTCAGTGGGCTCGATCCTGTTGGTGTCGCCTACGCCCTTGGCGCCGGTGCCATGTGGGCCACGTACATCATGTTCAGCGCCCGTACGGGGCGTCGCTTCCCGCAGGCCGACGGGCTCGCCCTCGCGATGGTCGTCGCGGCCGTCCTCTTCCTGCCGCTCGGCCTCGTCGAGTCCGGGGAGAAGCTGGTCAGGCCCGAGGTGCTCGGGCTCGGCGCGGCCGTCGCGGTGATGTCCTCCGTGCTGCCGTACACCCTCGAGCTGCTCGCCCTGCGCAGGCTTCCCGCCTCCACCTTCGCGATCATGATGAGCCTGGAACCGGCCATCGCGGCCATCGCCGGATTCCTCGTGCTGAACCAGGCCCTCTCCGTGAACGAGGCCATGGCCATCTCCCTGGTCATCGCCGCCAGCATGGGCGCCGTGCGGACCCAGGTCGGCCGCGGCCGGGCCCGCAAGTCCGGCGACGTCGTGTCGGGGGCCGCCCCCGAGGCCGTGCTCCTTTCCACGGAGGGTGCCGGGCGGGCAGAGGGGCGGGCGGAGCGGGCAGAGGGAGAAGCCGAGGGGCTCGGCGCCGCCGCTTCCGTTCCGGAGTCGTCCGGAAAGTAA
- a CDS encoding ATP-binding cassette domain-containing protein has translation MSETNAYAVRAEGLDKRYGEKKALDAFDLRVERGTVHGLLGPNGAGKTTAVRILSTLVRLDGGHAEVAGADVVRRPDAVRGRIGLTGQYAAVDEVLTGRQNLEMFGRLFHLGGKRAARRAQELLEQFDLVDAAGKGAGQYSGGMRRRLDLAASMILSPEVLFLDEPTTGLDPRGRLEVWDTVRKLVADGTTVLLTTQYLEEADKLASRITVIDQGRAIADDTPDGLKNTVGGSCLEVVVREAADLPAAVRAVARVAQGVPESVDLERRVQAAVTDRVGALTDVARTLQDQGIAVEDIGLRRPSLDDVFLRLTGHRTENEAGIGSDSDSDSDIDEKTGVAA, from the coding sequence GTGAGCGAGACGAACGCATACGCGGTACGGGCCGAGGGGCTCGACAAGCGCTACGGCGAGAAGAAGGCCCTGGACGCCTTCGATCTGCGCGTGGAGCGCGGCACGGTGCACGGACTGCTCGGCCCGAACGGTGCGGGCAAGACCACCGCCGTGCGCATCCTTTCGACGCTGGTGCGGCTCGACGGCGGGCACGCCGAGGTCGCGGGCGCCGACGTGGTGCGCAGGCCCGATGCCGTACGCGGCCGCATCGGTCTGACCGGCCAGTACGCGGCGGTCGACGAGGTCCTCACCGGTCGGCAGAACCTGGAGATGTTCGGCCGCCTCTTCCACCTGGGCGGCAAGCGGGCCGCGCGGCGCGCCCAGGAGCTGCTGGAACAGTTCGATCTGGTGGACGCGGCGGGCAAGGGCGCGGGCCAGTACAGCGGCGGCATGCGGCGCAGGCTCGACCTCGCTGCCTCGATGATCCTCTCGCCCGAGGTCCTCTTCCTGGACGAGCCGACCACCGGGCTCGACCCGCGTGGCCGCCTCGAAGTCTGGGACACCGTAAGGAAGTTGGTCGCGGACGGCACGACCGTCCTGCTCACCACCCAGTATTTGGAGGAAGCCGACAAGCTGGCGTCCCGGATCACCGTCATCGACCAGGGCCGGGCCATCGCCGACGACACCCCGGACGGCCTGAAGAACACGGTGGGCGGCAGCTGTCTGGAGGTCGTGGTGCGCGAGGCCGCCGACCTGCCGGCGGCCGTGCGGGCGGTCGCCCGGGTCGCGCAGGGCGTCCCCGAGTCCGTCGACCTGGAGCGGCGCGTCCAGGCGGCCGTGACCGACCGGGTCGGCGCACTGACGGACGTCGCGCGGACCTTGCAGGACCAGGGGATCGCCGTGGAGGACATCGGCCTGCGCAGGCCGAGCCTCGACGACGTGTTCCTGCGGCTGACGGGCCACCGCACGGAGAACGAGGCCGGTATCGGCAGTGACAGCGACAGCGACAGCGACATCGACGAGAAGACGGGGGTCGCGGCATGA
- a CDS encoding acyclic terpene utilization AtuA family protein encodes MTAPPSNPRTVPLSTPPLRIGNASGFYGDRFDAMREMLTGGPLDVLTGDYLAELTMLILGRDRLKDPARGYAKTFLRQLEECLGLAQERGVKIVANAGGLNPGGLADAVRELAGRLGIGVQVAHVEGDDLGSRFPDALTANAYLGGTGIAACLRAGADVVVTGRVTDAALVTGPAAAHFGWGEGDHDRLAGAVVAGHVLECGTQATGGNYAFFGERSARELLRPGFPLAEIHEDGSSVITKHDGTGGFVDVGTVTAQLLYETSGARYAGPDVTARLDTVTLTQEGPDRVRVSGVRGEAPPPDLKVGLNRLGGFRNEVVFVLTGLDVEAKAGLVRAQIEDALARSKSRPQEVRWELARTDSPDAPSEEAASALLHLVVRDPQQDPVGRALSGAAIELALGSYPGFHVTAPPGKGAPYGVFEAAYVARGTVDHVAVLPGGERLPVQAPGGSRVLEDLDQPPLPAPLPPGGPTRRAPLGLVAGARSGDKGGDANVGVWVRTDDAWRWLAHELTVERFRELVPEAAELTVVRYVLPNLRALNFVVGGILGAGVASQARFDPQAKGLGEWLRARHLDIPAALLEATEPASEPEPTTEPTEVHP; translated from the coding sequence ATGACCGCCCCGCCGTCCAATCCCCGAACCGTCCCTCTCTCCACCCCGCCCCTCCGCATAGGCAACGCCTCCGGCTTCTACGGCGACCGCTTCGATGCCATGCGCGAGATGCTCACCGGCGGTCCCCTCGACGTCCTCACCGGCGACTACCTCGCCGAGCTGACCATGCTCATCCTCGGCCGCGACCGCCTCAAGGACCCCGCGCGCGGCTATGCGAAGACCTTCCTGCGCCAGTTGGAGGAGTGCCTGGGGCTCGCCCAGGAGCGGGGCGTCAAGATCGTCGCCAATGCGGGCGGGCTCAACCCCGGTGGACTCGCCGACGCCGTACGGGAGTTGGCAGGCCGACTCGGGATTGGCGTGCAGGTCGCGCACGTGGAGGGGGACGACCTCGGGAGCCGCTTCCCGGACGCCCTCACCGCCAACGCCTACCTCGGCGGCACCGGAATCGCCGCCTGCCTGCGCGCCGGGGCCGATGTCGTCGTCACGGGGCGCGTGACCGACGCCGCCCTCGTCACCGGGCCCGCCGCGGCGCACTTCGGGTGGGGCGAGGGCGACCATGACCGGCTCGCCGGTGCCGTCGTCGCCGGGCACGTCCTCGAATGCGGGACGCAGGCCACCGGCGGCAACTACGCCTTCTTCGGGGAGCGTTCGGCGCGAGAACTGCTGCGGCCCGGCTTCCCGCTCGCCGAGATCCACGAGGACGGCTCCAGCGTCATCACGAAGCATGACGGCACGGGCGGATTCGTCGACGTCGGCACGGTCACCGCACAGCTCCTGTACGAGACCTCCGGCGCCCGGTACGCGGGGCCCGACGTCACCGCCCGGCTCGACACGGTCACCCTCACGCAGGAGGGGCCCGACCGGGTCCGCGTCTCCGGCGTACGCGGAGAGGCACCGCCGCCGGATCTCAAGGTCGGCCTGAACCGGCTCGGCGGCTTCCGCAACGAAGTCGTCTTCGTCCTCACCGGGTTGGACGTGGAGGCCAAGGCCGGACTCGTCCGCGCCCAGATCGAGGACGCGCTCGCACGCTCCAAGTCGCGCCCACAAGAGGTGCGTTGGGAACTCGCCCGCACCGACAGCCCCGACGCCCCGAGCGAGGAGGCCGCCTCCGCCCTCCTGCACCTCGTCGTACGCGACCCGCAGCAGGACCCCGTCGGCCGCGCCCTGAGCGGCGCCGCGATCGAGCTCGCCCTCGGCAGCTACCCCGGATTCCACGTCACGGCACCCCCTGGCAAGGGCGCCCCCTACGGAGTCTTCGAAGCGGCGTACGTCGCACGCGGCACCGTCGACCACGTGGCCGTCCTGCCCGGCGGCGAGCGCCTCCCGGTCCAGGCTCCCGGCGGCAGCCGCGTACTCGAAGACCTCGACCAGCCGCCTCTGCCCGCACCGCTCCCGCCGGGCGGCCCCACCCGCCGCGCCCCCCTCGGCCTCGTCGCCGGGGCCCGCAGCGGCGACAAGGGCGGGGACGCGAACGTCGGCGTCTGGGTGCGGACGGACGACGCCTGGCGGTGGCTCGCCCACGAACTGACCGTCGAGCGGTTCCGCGAACTCGTCCCGGAAGCGGCGGAGTTGACGGTCGTGCGTTACGTCCTGCCGAACCTGCGGGCGCTGAACTTCGTCGTCGGGGGAATCCTCGGCGCGGGCGTCGCCTCCCAGGCCCGCTTCGACCCGCAGGCCAAGGGCCTCGGCGAGTGGCTGCGCGCCCGCCACCTGGACATACCGGCCGCACTGCTCGAAGCGACCGAACCCGCGTCCGAACCGGAACCGACGACCGAACCGACGGAGGTACACCCGTGA
- a CDS encoding FAD-binding and (Fe-S)-binding domain-containing protein codes for MSDLGGVERELRAAVRGEVDFSVTARALNTMDASNYRRVPLGVLAPRDADDVAAALAVCRERGVPVVARGAGTSIAGQATGTGLVLDFTRHMNRIVSLDAESRTAVVQPGVICDELRGAAAPHGLTFGPDPSTHNRCTLGGMIGNNSCGSHSVAWGTTADNVSSLSVVSGAGARLALGQGWSGAPDGLRALLDGELELLRTGFPELPRRISGYALDALLPERGVDLARAFCGSEGTLGVVTEAVVRLVDSPRARALAVLGYADESAAAEAAAGLLPHGPLTVEGMAADLVRGSEGLPKGGAWLFVETGGADEGEARARAEAIARAVSADTVDSVVVTDPVGQRALWRVREDASGTATRMPDGSEAWPGWEDCAVPPARLGAYLRDFRGLLTEHGLRGTPYGHFGDGCIHVRIDFDLMSDTGVRRFRRFSEDLAEVVVAHGGSLSGEHGDGQARAELLPKMYGAGLVRLFERVKGVWDPADLLNPGMLVRPAPLDSNLRFAPLPREPVDVAFGYPHDGGDFSAAVRRCVGVAKCRTASAGSGGGVMCPSFRATGEEEHSTRGRARLLHEMLAGEVVTDGWRSEEVKDALDLCLSCKGCRSDCPVGVDMATYKAEFLHHHYEGRRRPAAHYAMGWLPVWLRLASRTRTAGVANALARVGVLASLAKRAGGIAQEREIPRLAGESFRRWFRARGAAGASRGPSVVLWPDTFTEHLSPAVGRAAVRVLEDAGLRPVVPPGDVCCGLTYVSTGQLDRARAVMRRTVDRMAPLLDSGALLVVLEPSCAAALKTDLVELLGEDARARELAGRVRTFAQALEELAPEWTPPRIGRPVVGQTHCHQHAVLGDAAERRLREKAGLVGELSGGCCGLAGNFGFEAGHYEVSVACAEEQLLPAVRGSVPEAEGGALVLADGFSCRTQLEQLGGGVRGRHLAEVLAEGLRGEG; via the coding sequence ATGAGTGATCTCGGAGGCGTGGAAAGGGAACTGCGGGCAGCGGTGCGGGGGGAGGTGGACTTCTCCGTCACCGCACGGGCCCTGAACACCATGGACGCGTCCAACTACCGCCGCGTGCCGCTCGGCGTCCTCGCCCCGCGCGACGCGGACGACGTGGCGGCGGCGCTCGCCGTGTGCCGGGAGCGCGGGGTGCCGGTCGTGGCCCGCGGCGCCGGTACGTCCATCGCCGGGCAGGCGACCGGCACGGGGCTCGTCCTCGACTTCACCCGGCACATGAACCGGATCGTGTCCCTGGACGCCGAGTCACGGACCGCGGTCGTCCAGCCGGGCGTGATCTGCGACGAGCTGCGGGGCGCCGCGGCTCCGCACGGCCTCACCTTCGGCCCGGACCCGTCCACCCACAACCGCTGCACCCTCGGCGGCATGATCGGCAACAACTCCTGCGGGTCCCACTCGGTCGCCTGGGGCACGACCGCCGACAACGTCTCCTCGCTCTCGGTCGTGAGCGGCGCGGGCGCCCGGCTCGCGCTCGGCCAGGGCTGGTCCGGCGCCCCCGACGGCCTCCGGGCGCTCCTTGACGGCGAGTTGGAGCTGCTGCGCACCGGCTTCCCGGAGCTGCCGCGCCGTATCTCCGGCTATGCGCTCGACGCCCTGCTCCCCGAGCGCGGGGTGGATCTGGCCCGCGCCTTCTGCGGCTCGGAGGGCACCCTCGGCGTGGTGACGGAGGCGGTCGTACGCCTCGTCGATTCGCCACGCGCGCGTGCGCTCGCGGTGCTCGGTTACGCCGACGAGAGCGCGGCGGCGGAAGCGGCCGCCGGGCTGCTTCCGCACGGGCCGCTGACGGTGGAGGGCATGGCCGCCGACCTCGTACGGGGCTCCGAAGGGCTGCCCAAGGGCGGTGCCTGGCTGTTCGTGGAGACGGGCGGCGCGGACGAGGGCGAGGCACGCGCGCGTGCCGAGGCGATCGCGCGGGCGGTCTCCGCGGACACGGTGGACTCGGTGGTCGTGACGGACCCGGTCGGGCAGCGCGCGCTGTGGCGGGTCCGCGAGGACGCCAGCGGGACGGCGACGCGGATGCCGGACGGCAGCGAGGCGTGGCCCGGGTGGGAGGACTGCGCGGTGCCGCCCGCACGGCTCGGGGCGTATCTGCGGGACTTCCGGGGGCTGCTCACCGAACACGGGCTGCGCGGGACTCCGTACGGGCACTTCGGGGACGGCTGCATTCACGTACGCATCGACTTCGACCTGATGAGCGATACGGGTGTGCGGCGCTTCAGGCGCTTCTCGGAGGACCTGGCGGAGGTCGTGGTCGCGCACGGGGGCTCCCTCTCGGGCGAGCACGGGGACGGCCAGGCTCGGGCCGAACTGCTGCCGAAGATGTACGGGGCCGGCCTCGTCCGGCTGTTCGAGCGCGTGAAGGGGGTGTGGGACCCGGCGGATCTCCTGAACCCGGGGATGCTGGTGCGCCCCGCGCCGCTCGACTCGAACCTGCGTTTCGCCCCGCTGCCGCGGGAGCCGGTGGACGTGGCGTTCGGCTACCCGCACGACGGCGGGGACTTCTCGGCGGCGGTGCGCAGGTGCGTGGGAGTCGCGAAGTGCCGTACGGCTTCGGCTGGTTCGGGAGGTGGGGTGATGTGCCCGTCCTTCCGGGCGACGGGCGAGGAGGAGCACTCCACGCGAGGCCGGGCCCGGCTCCTGCACGAGATGCTCGCGGGCGAGGTCGTCACGGACGGCTGGCGCTCGGAGGAGGTCAAGGACGCGCTCGACCTGTGCCTGTCCTGCAAGGGCTGCCGGTCGGACTGTCCGGTGGGCGTGGACATGGCCACGTACAAGGCGGAGTTCCTGCACCACCACTACGAGGGCCGCAGGCGCCCCGCGGCGCACTACGCGATGGGCTGGCTGCCGGTGTGGCTGCGGCTTGCCTCGCGGACGCGGACGGCGGGGGTGGCCAACGCGCTGGCCCGGGTGGGGGTGCTGGCGTCGCTGGCGAAGCGGGCGGGCGGGATCGCGCAGGAGCGGGAGATCCCGCGGTTGGCGGGGGAGTCGTTCCGCAGGTGGTTCCGGGCGCGGGGGGCCGCGGGGGCTTCTCGCGGCCCCTCGGTCGTGCTGTGGCCGGACACGTTCACGGAGCACCTGTCCCCGGCGGTGGGCCGGGCGGCGGTGCGGGTCCTGGAGGACGCGGGGCTGCGGCCCGTGGTGCCGCCGGGGGATGTCTGCTGCGGCCTCACGTACGTCTCCACGGGCCAGTTGGACCGGGCCCGTGCGGTGATGCGGCGCACAGTGGATCGGATGGCGCCGCTCCTCGACTCGGGGGCGCTGCTCGTGGTCCTCGAACCGAGCTGCGCGGCGGCGCTCAAGACGGACCTGGTGGAGCTGCTGGGGGAGGACGCGCGGGCGAGGGAACTCGCGGGGCGCGTAAGGACGTTCGCGCAGGCCCTGGAGGAACTGGCCCCGGAGTGGACGCCACCGCGCATCGGGCGCCCGGTGGTGGGCCAGACCCACTGCCACCAGCATGCGGTGCTCGGCGATGCGGCTGAGCGCCGCCTGCGGGAGAAGGCGGGCCTGGTGGGCGAGTTGAGCGGCGGCTGCTGCGGCCTCGCGGGCAACTTCGGCTTCGAGGCGGGGCATTACGAGGTATCGGTGGCGTGCGCGGAGGAACAACTGCTGCCGGCGGTACGGGGTTCCGTGCCGGAGGCGGAGGGCGGCGCACTGGTCCTGGCGGACGGCTTCTCCTGCCGGACGCAGCTGGAGCAGCTGGGGGGCGGGGTGCGGGGGCGGCATTTGGCGGAGGTGTTGGCTGAGGGGCTGAGGGGAGAGGGCTGA
- a CDS encoding TIGR03084 family metal-binding protein — MSEAVPVLDDLRRESEELDHLVKGLSGSRWALPTPADRWTVAHQIAHLAWTDRAALTAVTDGEAFGRLVEEALAAPDSFVDDGADEGAALPPGELLSQWRAGRDALHKALTAAPRGTRFPWYGPPMSATSMATARLMETWAHGQDVADALGVVREPTDRLRHVAHIGVRARDFSFGVRGLSAPDAPFRVELRLPSGELWASGPEDAGQRVTGPALDFCLLVTQRAHRDDLAVRAEGADAERWLDIAQAFAGPPGPGRPAREGGR; from the coding sequence GTGTCCGAAGCTGTGCCCGTACTCGACGATCTGCGCCGTGAGAGCGAGGAACTCGACCACCTGGTAAAGGGGTTGAGCGGCAGCCGCTGGGCGCTGCCAACCCCCGCCGACCGCTGGACCGTCGCCCATCAGATCGCCCATCTCGCCTGGACCGACCGCGCCGCGCTGACCGCCGTCACCGACGGCGAGGCCTTCGGGCGGCTCGTCGAGGAGGCCCTCGCGGCTCCCGATTCGTTCGTCGACGACGGTGCCGACGAGGGCGCCGCGCTGCCGCCGGGTGAGCTGCTCTCCCAGTGGCGCGCCGGGCGCGACGCCCTGCACAAGGCCCTGACGGCCGCCCCGCGCGGCACCCGCTTCCCCTGGTACGGGCCGCCGATGTCGGCCACCTCCATGGCGACCGCCCGGCTGATGGAAACCTGGGCCCACGGCCAGGACGTCGCCGACGCGCTGGGAGTCGTGAGGGAGCCGACGGACCGGCTGCGGCACGTCGCCCACATCGGCGTCCGGGCCCGGGACTTCTCGTTCGGCGTACGGGGGCTGAGCGCGCCGGACGCCCCCTTCCGCGTCGAGCTCCGGCTGCCCTCCGGCGAACTGTGGGCCAGCGGCCCCGAGGACGCCGGCCAGCGCGTGACCGGGCCCGCGCTCGACTTCTGCCTCCTCGTCACGCAGCGCGCGCACCGGGACGATCTCGCAGTGCGCGCGGAAGGCGCCGACGCCGAGCGGTGGCTGGACATCGCCCAGGCCTTCGCGGGACCACCGGGGCCGGGGCGCCCGGCCAGGGAGGGCGGGCGATGA
- a CDS encoding TetR/AcrR family transcriptional regulator produces MTSTNGGDTQRTGSDIARSLELLWDEGERPTRGPKPGLTLDRIVTEAVRLADAEGLTAVSMRRLSTELGTGTMSLYRYVPGKSELLDLMLDRVFMPGPDAEPPTGGWRDAVEAYARETLVLYRAHPWLLQVNQARPVLGPGSVGGLERTLSGIKSMGLTDPELIGVIVMVEGYVTGVARTQAHETEAVKKTGLTDEAFWEAQTPALGRIMTSGRYPHLAGLSEDAFGSHFDHFEFGLQRLLDGLDVLVARREAGGGAPA; encoded by the coding sequence ATGACGAGCACGAACGGCGGCGACACCCAGCGCACCGGAAGCGACATCGCCCGCAGCCTGGAGCTGCTCTGGGACGAGGGCGAACGCCCCACGCGGGGCCCCAAGCCCGGACTCACCCTGGACCGGATCGTCACCGAGGCGGTGCGCCTCGCGGATGCCGAGGGGCTCACGGCGGTCTCGATGCGCCGCCTGTCCACGGAGCTCGGCACCGGCACGATGTCCCTGTACCGCTACGTCCCGGGCAAGAGCGAGCTGCTCGACCTGATGCTGGACCGGGTGTTCATGCCGGGCCCGGACGCCGAGCCCCCGACCGGCGGCTGGCGCGATGCCGTGGAGGCGTACGCCCGGGAGACCCTCGTCCTCTACCGCGCGCACCCCTGGCTGCTCCAGGTGAACCAGGCACGGCCGGTGCTCGGCCCCGGCTCGGTCGGCGGCCTCGAACGGACCCTGTCCGGCATCAAGTCGATGGGCCTGACCGACCCCGAGCTGATCGGCGTGATCGTCATGGTCGAGGGGTACGTCACCGGGGTCGCCCGCACCCAGGCGCACGAGACGGAGGCCGTCAAGAAGACCGGCCTGACGGACGAGGCGTTCTGGGAGGCGCAGACACCGGCCCTCGGGCGGATCATGACCAGCGGCCGCTACCCCCACCTCGCCGGGCTCTCCGAGGACGCGTTCGGCTCGCATTTCGACCATTTCGAGTTCGGCCTGCAGCGCCTGCTCGACGGCCTCGACGTGCTGGTGGCGCGACGCGAGGCAGGGGGCGGCGCCCCGGCGTGA